In a genomic window of Colius striatus isolate bColStr4 chromosome 2, bColStr4.1.hap1, whole genome shotgun sequence:
- the TMEM214 gene encoding transmembrane protein 214 isoform X1 yields the protein MAAARPGPASAGGGRWEVVRKGRRPTGGTGSRRALGEANAGRALPVAAPIATSDTIFELGFERPLKKQNKEQVPPAPAPEAPHRKQHPGKSTKKPSANDTGVKPGKCRSLEEALKALDLTDLQKELGKSQSVFPENPSVWVKDLAGYLNYKLQAPRSDPLLSQHPHDYPYCLLSKELKSIIRSLLGKSSSVLELFFDHCIYTMLQELDKTPGESLHGYRICIQAVLMDRPKIATTNLGKYLEVLRSHQNKPVKCLTVLWALGQAGFTDLHEGLKVWLGLMLPVLGIKSLSPYAVAYLDRLLTLHPNLTKGFGMIGPKDFFPLLDFAFMPNNSLMPSLQEQLRRLYPRLKVLAFGAKPETTLHTYFPSFLSRATPTCPPSMKKELLTSMSQCLSLDPLSFSVWRQLYTKHLSQSSLLLNHLLESWDGSSQKVRQSLQETVRSFKVTNEELSARGPGGNRDVAACDAACKELLRKMKGRGFPWARLLLVTLVFVAGFLLHDVRTHGSFQDSSTARLLHSSGILPASQQAWQKVWHCCLKGYRWLERSVPAGGAQAAAILQPQLELLWAWGSTVTHAAGEHCWSLLSWVLSSLPCCAEWLQSRVPEPLLHFAECVRELLLFLVRSCLWPLLEGLATMLQRGWQRCLDSCNGTLSWGCLKEHLVDFTSSSWIYLQNTTQALTDWALAVLSGH from the exons atggcggcggcgcggccgggtCCGGCctcggcgggcggcgggcgctgggAGGTGGTGCGGAAGGGCCGGCGGCCCACGGGCGGCACCGGCAGCCGCCGCGCCCTGGGCGAGGCCAATGCGGGCCGCGCGCTGCCCGTGGCCG CTCCCATCGCCACCTCCGACACTATCTTCGAGCTGGGGTTTGAGCGGCCGCTGAAGAAGCAGAACAAGGAGCAGGTCCCTCCCGCACCAGCACCTGAGGCACCGCACCGGAAACAGCACCCAGGGAAGAGCACGAAGAAGCCGTCGGCAAACGACACCGGCGTCAAACCGGGCAAATGCCGCTCACTGGAGGAAGCTCTGAAAGCC CTGGACCTGACAGACCTGCAGAAGGAGCTGGGCAAAAGCCAGAGCGTGTTCCCCGAGAACCCTTCTGTCTGGGTGAAGGACCTGGCCGGCTACCTCAACTACAAGCTGCAGGCACCCAGGAGTGACCCCCTGCTCAGCCAGCACCCTCACG ACTACCCGTACTGCCTGCTGAGCAAGGAGCTGAAGAGCATCATCAGGTCCCTGCTGGGAAAGTCATCCAGCGTGCTGGAGCTCTTCTTCGACCACTGTATTTACAccatgctgcaggagctggacaAAACCCCAG GGGAGTCTCTGCACGGGTACAGGatctgcatccaggctgtgctTATGGACAGGCCCAAAATTGCCACCACAAACCTGGGCAAG TACTTGGAGGTGCTGCGATCCCACCAGAACAAGCCAGTGAAGTGTCTGACTGTGCTCTGGGCGCTGGGCCAGGCCGGGTTCACTGACCTGCATGAGGGCCTGAAAG TGTGGCTTGGCCTCATGCTCCCGGTGCTGGGGATCAAGTCCCTCTCCCCATACGCTGTTGCCTACCTGGACCGCCTGCTGAC GTTGCACCCGAACCTGACCAAAGGCTTTGGCATGATTGGGCCCAAGGATTTCTTCCCCCTCCTGGACTTTGCCTTCATGCCCAACAACTCGCTGATGCCCAG cctgcaggagcagctgcggCGGCTCTACCCTCGCCTGAAGGTGCTGGCATTTGGCGCGAAGCCAGAGACAACGCTACACACCTActtcccctccttcctctcccgAGCAACACCCACCTGCCCTCCCAGCATGAAAAAGGAG CTCCTGACCTCCATGAGCCAATGCCTGAGCCTGGACCCCCTGAGCTTCAGCGTCTGGAGGCAGCTCTACACCAAGCACCTTTCCCAGTCCAG TTTGCTTCTGAACCATCTTCTGGAGTCTTGGGACGGCAGCAGCCAGAAG GTGCGTCAGTCACTGCAGGAAACGGTTCGCTCCTTCAAAGTGACAAACGAGGAGCTGTCGGCGAGAGGGCCTGGCGGCAACCGGGACGTGGCTGCCTGTGATGCTGCCTGCAAG GAACTACTGCGCAAGATGAAGGGCCGGGGCTTCCCCTGGGCCCGGCTGCTGCTGGTCACCCTCGTCTTCGTGGCCGGATTCCTCCTGCACGATGTGCGGACACACGGCTCCTTCCAGG ACTCCTCTACCGCTCGCCTGCTTCACTCCTCAGGCATCCTGCCAGCCTCACAGCAAGCCTGGCAGAAGGTCTGGCACTGCTGCCTCAAGGGGTACAG GTGGCTGGAGCGGAGCGTGCCTGCCGGCGGGGCACAGGCAGCCGCcatcctgcagccacagctggagctgctgtgggcgTGGGGCAGCACAGTGACTCATGCCGCAGGCGAGCACTGCTGGTCCCTGCTCTCCTGGGTGCTCAGCAGCCTGCCCTGCTGTGCCGAGTGG ctccagTCTCGGGTCCCAGAACCACTGCTGCACTTCGCTGAGTGTGTCCGagagctgcttctcttcctgGTGCGGAGCTGCCTGTGGCCACTTCTGGAGGGCCTGGCCACCATGCTACAACGGGGCTGGCAGCGCTGTCTGGACTCCTGCAA TGGCACGCTGTCGTGGGGCTGCTTGAAGGAGCACCTGGTTGACTTTACCTCCTCCTCTTGGATTTACCTGCAGAACACAACCCAGGCCCTCACCGATTGGGCACTGGCTGTGCTCTCAGGccactga
- the TMEM214 gene encoding transmembrane protein 214 isoform X2 yields the protein MAAARPGPASAGGGRWEVVRKGRRPTGGTGSRRALGEANAGRALPVAAPIATSDTIFELGFERPLKKQNKEQVPPAPAPEAPHRKQHPGKSTKKPSANDTGVKPGKCRSLEEALKALDLTDLQKELGKSQSVFPENPSVWVKDLAGYLNYKLQAPRSDPLLSQHPHDYPYCLLSKELKSIIRSLLGKSSSVLELFFDHCIYTMLQELDKTPGESLHGYRICIQAVLMDRPKIATTNLGKYLEVLRSHQNKPVKCLTVLWALGQAGFTDLHEGLKVWLGLMLPVLGIKSLSPYAVAYLDRLLTLHPNLTKGFGMIGPKDFFPLLDFAFMPNNSLMPSLQEQLRRLYPRLKVLAFGAKPETTLHTYFPSFLSRATPTCPPSMKKELLTSMSQCLSLDPLSFSVWRQLYTKHLSQSSLLLNHLLESWDGSSQKELLRKMKGRGFPWARLLLVTLVFVAGFLLHDVRTHGSFQDSSTARLLHSSGILPASQQAWQKVWHCCLKGYRWLERSVPAGGAQAAAILQPQLELLWAWGSTVTHAAGEHCWSLLSWVLSSLPCCAEWLQSRVPEPLLHFAECVRELLLFLVRSCLWPLLEGLATMLQRGWQRCLDSCNGTLSWGCLKEHLVDFTSSSWIYLQNTTQALTDWALAVLSGH from the exons atggcggcggcgcggccgggtCCGGCctcggcgggcggcgggcgctgggAGGTGGTGCGGAAGGGCCGGCGGCCCACGGGCGGCACCGGCAGCCGCCGCGCCCTGGGCGAGGCCAATGCGGGCCGCGCGCTGCCCGTGGCCG CTCCCATCGCCACCTCCGACACTATCTTCGAGCTGGGGTTTGAGCGGCCGCTGAAGAAGCAGAACAAGGAGCAGGTCCCTCCCGCACCAGCACCTGAGGCACCGCACCGGAAACAGCACCCAGGGAAGAGCACGAAGAAGCCGTCGGCAAACGACACCGGCGTCAAACCGGGCAAATGCCGCTCACTGGAGGAAGCTCTGAAAGCC CTGGACCTGACAGACCTGCAGAAGGAGCTGGGCAAAAGCCAGAGCGTGTTCCCCGAGAACCCTTCTGTCTGGGTGAAGGACCTGGCCGGCTACCTCAACTACAAGCTGCAGGCACCCAGGAGTGACCCCCTGCTCAGCCAGCACCCTCACG ACTACCCGTACTGCCTGCTGAGCAAGGAGCTGAAGAGCATCATCAGGTCCCTGCTGGGAAAGTCATCCAGCGTGCTGGAGCTCTTCTTCGACCACTGTATTTACAccatgctgcaggagctggacaAAACCCCAG GGGAGTCTCTGCACGGGTACAGGatctgcatccaggctgtgctTATGGACAGGCCCAAAATTGCCACCACAAACCTGGGCAAG TACTTGGAGGTGCTGCGATCCCACCAGAACAAGCCAGTGAAGTGTCTGACTGTGCTCTGGGCGCTGGGCCAGGCCGGGTTCACTGACCTGCATGAGGGCCTGAAAG TGTGGCTTGGCCTCATGCTCCCGGTGCTGGGGATCAAGTCCCTCTCCCCATACGCTGTTGCCTACCTGGACCGCCTGCTGAC GTTGCACCCGAACCTGACCAAAGGCTTTGGCATGATTGGGCCCAAGGATTTCTTCCCCCTCCTGGACTTTGCCTTCATGCCCAACAACTCGCTGATGCCCAG cctgcaggagcagctgcggCGGCTCTACCCTCGCCTGAAGGTGCTGGCATTTGGCGCGAAGCCAGAGACAACGCTACACACCTActtcccctccttcctctcccgAGCAACACCCACCTGCCCTCCCAGCATGAAAAAGGAG CTCCTGACCTCCATGAGCCAATGCCTGAGCCTGGACCCCCTGAGCTTCAGCGTCTGGAGGCAGCTCTACACCAAGCACCTTTCCCAGTCCAG TTTGCTTCTGAACCATCTTCTGGAGTCTTGGGACGGCAGCAGCCAGAAG GAACTACTGCGCAAGATGAAGGGCCGGGGCTTCCCCTGGGCCCGGCTGCTGCTGGTCACCCTCGTCTTCGTGGCCGGATTCCTCCTGCACGATGTGCGGACACACGGCTCCTTCCAGG ACTCCTCTACCGCTCGCCTGCTTCACTCCTCAGGCATCCTGCCAGCCTCACAGCAAGCCTGGCAGAAGGTCTGGCACTGCTGCCTCAAGGGGTACAG GTGGCTGGAGCGGAGCGTGCCTGCCGGCGGGGCACAGGCAGCCGCcatcctgcagccacagctggagctgctgtgggcgTGGGGCAGCACAGTGACTCATGCCGCAGGCGAGCACTGCTGGTCCCTGCTCTCCTGGGTGCTCAGCAGCCTGCCCTGCTGTGCCGAGTGG ctccagTCTCGGGTCCCAGAACCACTGCTGCACTTCGCTGAGTGTGTCCGagagctgcttctcttcctgGTGCGGAGCTGCCTGTGGCCACTTCTGGAGGGCCTGGCCACCATGCTACAACGGGGCTGGCAGCGCTGTCTGGACTCCTGCAA TGGCACGCTGTCGTGGGGCTGCTTGAAGGAGCACCTGGTTGACTTTACCTCCTCCTCTTGGATTTACCTGCAGAACACAACCCAGGCCCTCACCGATTGGGCACTGGCTGTGCTCTCAGGccactga
- the EIF2B4 gene encoding translation initiation factor eIF-2B subunit delta isoform X2, protein MAARDAPGGAGPEAAAPVPAGLQAPELSQEEKLQLRKEKKQQKKKKKSEKGPAAEPPEVGTPSEPGQPRGAQPAPAPVLADGINDGEKPTGGKSKAELRAERRAKQEAERAQKQAKKAELNQAATAAKPRLTPTEPQSVVKRLPEHVQVDDPAAQRKLAKKLERQQVPLRQDYGTKVNLFSHLHQYSRKKPLTQQMSIPSTVIHPAVVRLGLQYSQGIINGSNARCIALLEVFKQLIRDYSTPPNEELSRDLVSKLKPHISFLTQCRPLSASMGNAIKFLKKEISCLPDSLREEEAKEKLQDTIDKYLREKIVLAAEAISRSAFEKINDNDVILVYGCSSLVNRTLCDAHAKKGRAFRVIVVDSRPRLEGRETLRRLVRKGIHCTYVMINAISYVLPEVSKVLLGAHALLANGSVMSRVGTSQIALVSKAYNVPVLVCCETYKFCERVQTDSFVSNELDDPDDLIVLRKGQAQLGGWAENKSLRLLNLVYDVTPPDLVDLVITDLGMIPCTSVPVVLRVKSVDQ, encoded by the exons ATGGCGGCGCGGGACGCGCCGGGCG GTGCGGGCCCCGAAGCAGCCGCGCCGGTGCCGGCGGGACTGCAG GCCCCGGAGCTCTcccaggaggagaagctgcaaCTGCGGaaggagaagaagcagcagaagaagaagaagaagagcgAGAAAGGTCCGGCGGCCGAACCCCCGGAGGTGGGGACACCATCCGAGCCAGGGCAGCCGCGGG GTGCTCAACCTGCACCTGCCCCAGTCTTGGCTGATGGCATCAACGATGGCGAGAAGCCCACAGGGGGCAAGAGCAAAGCTGAGCTGCGAGCAGAGCGCCGCGCCAAGCAGGAGGCCGAGCGGGCTCAGAAGCAGGCCAAGAAAGCAGAGCTGAAccaggcagccacagcagccaagCCCAGGCTCACCCCTACTGAGCCTCAGTCCG TGGTGAAACGTCTGCCAGAGCACGTGCAGGTGGACGACcctgctgcccagaggaaaCTGGCCAAGAAGCTGGAGCGGCAGCAG GTACCTCTGAGGCAGGACTATGGCACCAAGGTCAACCTGTTCTCCCACTTGCACCAGTACAGCCGGAAGAAGCCACTGACACAGCAGATGAG catccccTCCACGGTGATTCACCCAGCCGTGGTGCGCCTCGGCCTCCAGTACTCCCAGGGCATCATCAACGGCTCCAATGCCCGTTGCATTGCCCTGCTGGAAGTCTTCAAACAG CTGATCCGGGATTACTCGACTCCCCCCAACGAGGAGCTGTCACGGGACCTCGTGTCCAAGCTGAAGCCACACATCAG cttcctgaCCCAGTGCCGGCCCCTTTCAGCCAGCATGGGCAACGCCATTAAGTTCCTCAAGAAGGAAATTTCATGCCTACCCGACAGcctgagagaggaggag GCAAaggagaagctgcaggacaCCATTGACAAATACCTGCGTGAGAAGATTGTTTTGGCAGCTGAAGCCATTTCAAGGTCTGCCTTTGAGAAGATAAATGACAATGACGTGATCCTGGTGTACGGATG CTCCTCCCTCGTGAACCGCACACTGTGCGATGCCCACGCCAAGAAGGGCCGTGCCTTCCGCGTGATCGTGGTGGACAGTCGGCCGCGGCTGGAGGGCCGGGAGACGCTGCGCCGGCTCGTGAGGAAGGGCATCCACTGTACCTACGTGATGATCAATGCCATCTCCTACGTGCTGCCCGAG GTGTCCAAAGTGCTGCTGGGAGCCCACGCGCTGTTGGCCAACGGCTCGGTCATGTCCCGGGTGGGCACGTCCCAGATAGCACTGGTCTCCAAGGCCTATAACGTGCCCGTCCTGGTGTGCTGCGAGACATACAAGTTCTGTGAGAGGGTGCAGACGGACTCTTTTGTCTCCAACGAACTGG ATGACCCCGATGACCTGATTGTGCTCCGGAAGGGCCAAGCCCAGCTGGGCGGCTGGGCAGAGAACAAGTCCTTACGCCTCCTCAACCTAGTCTATGACGTGACACCACCTGACCTTGTGGATCTGGTCATCACGGACTTGGGCATGATCCCCTGCACCTCGGTGCCTGTCGTCCTGCGTGTCAAGAGTGTGGATCAGTAG
- the EIF2B4 gene encoding translation initiation factor eIF-2B subunit delta isoform X1 gives MAARDAPGGAGPEAAAPVPAGLQAPELSQEEKLQLRKEKKQQKKKKKSEKGPAAEPPEVGTPSEPGQPRVGAQPAPAPVLADGINDGEKPTGGKSKAELRAERRAKQEAERAQKQAKKAELNQAATAAKPRLTPTEPQSVVKRLPEHVQVDDPAAQRKLAKKLERQQVPLRQDYGTKVNLFSHLHQYSRKKPLTQQMSIPSTVIHPAVVRLGLQYSQGIINGSNARCIALLEVFKQLIRDYSTPPNEELSRDLVSKLKPHISFLTQCRPLSASMGNAIKFLKKEISCLPDSLREEEAKEKLQDTIDKYLREKIVLAAEAISRSAFEKINDNDVILVYGCSSLVNRTLCDAHAKKGRAFRVIVVDSRPRLEGRETLRRLVRKGIHCTYVMINAISYVLPEVSKVLLGAHALLANGSVMSRVGTSQIALVSKAYNVPVLVCCETYKFCERVQTDSFVSNELDDPDDLIVLRKGQAQLGGWAENKSLRLLNLVYDVTPPDLVDLVITDLGMIPCTSVPVVLRVKSVDQ, from the exons ATGGCGGCGCGGGACGCGCCGGGCG GTGCGGGCCCCGAAGCAGCCGCGCCGGTGCCGGCGGGACTGCAG GCCCCGGAGCTCTcccaggaggagaagctgcaaCTGCGGaaggagaagaagcagcagaagaagaagaagaagagcgAGAAAGGTCCGGCGGCCGAACCCCCGGAGGTGGGGACACCATCCGAGCCAGGGCAGCCGCGGG TAGGTGCTCAACCTGCACCTGCCCCAGTCTTGGCTGATGGCATCAACGATGGCGAGAAGCCCACAGGGGGCAAGAGCAAAGCTGAGCTGCGAGCAGAGCGCCGCGCCAAGCAGGAGGCCGAGCGGGCTCAGAAGCAGGCCAAGAAAGCAGAGCTGAAccaggcagccacagcagccaagCCCAGGCTCACCCCTACTGAGCCTCAGTCCG TGGTGAAACGTCTGCCAGAGCACGTGCAGGTGGACGACcctgctgcccagaggaaaCTGGCCAAGAAGCTGGAGCGGCAGCAG GTACCTCTGAGGCAGGACTATGGCACCAAGGTCAACCTGTTCTCCCACTTGCACCAGTACAGCCGGAAGAAGCCACTGACACAGCAGATGAG catccccTCCACGGTGATTCACCCAGCCGTGGTGCGCCTCGGCCTCCAGTACTCCCAGGGCATCATCAACGGCTCCAATGCCCGTTGCATTGCCCTGCTGGAAGTCTTCAAACAG CTGATCCGGGATTACTCGACTCCCCCCAACGAGGAGCTGTCACGGGACCTCGTGTCCAAGCTGAAGCCACACATCAG cttcctgaCCCAGTGCCGGCCCCTTTCAGCCAGCATGGGCAACGCCATTAAGTTCCTCAAGAAGGAAATTTCATGCCTACCCGACAGcctgagagaggaggag GCAAaggagaagctgcaggacaCCATTGACAAATACCTGCGTGAGAAGATTGTTTTGGCAGCTGAAGCCATTTCAAGGTCTGCCTTTGAGAAGATAAATGACAATGACGTGATCCTGGTGTACGGATG CTCCTCCCTCGTGAACCGCACACTGTGCGATGCCCACGCCAAGAAGGGCCGTGCCTTCCGCGTGATCGTGGTGGACAGTCGGCCGCGGCTGGAGGGCCGGGAGACGCTGCGCCGGCTCGTGAGGAAGGGCATCCACTGTACCTACGTGATGATCAATGCCATCTCCTACGTGCTGCCCGAG GTGTCCAAAGTGCTGCTGGGAGCCCACGCGCTGTTGGCCAACGGCTCGGTCATGTCCCGGGTGGGCACGTCCCAGATAGCACTGGTCTCCAAGGCCTATAACGTGCCCGTCCTGGTGTGCTGCGAGACATACAAGTTCTGTGAGAGGGTGCAGACGGACTCTTTTGTCTCCAACGAACTGG ATGACCCCGATGACCTGATTGTGCTCCGGAAGGGCCAAGCCCAGCTGGGCGGCTGGGCAGAGAACAAGTCCTTACGCCTCCTCAACCTAGTCTATGACGTGACACCACCTGACCTTGTGGATCTGGTCATCACGGACTTGGGCATGATCCCCTGCACCTCGGTGCCTGTCGTCCTGCGTGTCAAGAGTGTGGATCAGTAG
- the EIF2B4 gene encoding translation initiation factor eIF-2B subunit delta isoform X3 produces MSIPSTVIHPAVVRLGLQYSQGIINGSNARCIALLEVFKQLIRDYSTPPNEELSRDLVSKLKPHISFLTQCRPLSASMGNAIKFLKKEISCLPDSLREEEAKEKLQDTIDKYLREKIVLAAEAISRSAFEKINDNDVILVYGCSSLVNRTLCDAHAKKGRAFRVIVVDSRPRLEGRETLRRLVRKGIHCTYVMINAISYVLPEVSKVLLGAHALLANGSVMSRVGTSQIALVSKAYNVPVLVCCETYKFCERVQTDSFVSNELDDPDDLIVLRKGQAQLGGWAENKSLRLLNLVYDVTPPDLVDLVITDLGMIPCTSVPVVLRVKSVDQ; encoded by the exons ATGAG catccccTCCACGGTGATTCACCCAGCCGTGGTGCGCCTCGGCCTCCAGTACTCCCAGGGCATCATCAACGGCTCCAATGCCCGTTGCATTGCCCTGCTGGAAGTCTTCAAACAG CTGATCCGGGATTACTCGACTCCCCCCAACGAGGAGCTGTCACGGGACCTCGTGTCCAAGCTGAAGCCACACATCAG cttcctgaCCCAGTGCCGGCCCCTTTCAGCCAGCATGGGCAACGCCATTAAGTTCCTCAAGAAGGAAATTTCATGCCTACCCGACAGcctgagagaggaggag GCAAaggagaagctgcaggacaCCATTGACAAATACCTGCGTGAGAAGATTGTTTTGGCAGCTGAAGCCATTTCAAGGTCTGCCTTTGAGAAGATAAATGACAATGACGTGATCCTGGTGTACGGATG CTCCTCCCTCGTGAACCGCACACTGTGCGATGCCCACGCCAAGAAGGGCCGTGCCTTCCGCGTGATCGTGGTGGACAGTCGGCCGCGGCTGGAGGGCCGGGAGACGCTGCGCCGGCTCGTGAGGAAGGGCATCCACTGTACCTACGTGATGATCAATGCCATCTCCTACGTGCTGCCCGAG GTGTCCAAAGTGCTGCTGGGAGCCCACGCGCTGTTGGCCAACGGCTCGGTCATGTCCCGGGTGGGCACGTCCCAGATAGCACTGGTCTCCAAGGCCTATAACGTGCCCGTCCTGGTGTGCTGCGAGACATACAAGTTCTGTGAGAGGGTGCAGACGGACTCTTTTGTCTCCAACGAACTGG ATGACCCCGATGACCTGATTGTGCTCCGGAAGGGCCAAGCCCAGCTGGGCGGCTGGGCAGAGAACAAGTCCTTACGCCTCCTCAACCTAGTCTATGACGTGACACCACCTGACCTTGTGGATCTGGTCATCACGGACTTGGGCATGATCCCCTGCACCTCGGTGCCTGTCGTCCTGCGTGTCAAGAGTGTGGATCAGTAG
- the SNX17 gene encoding sorting nexin-17 — protein MHFSIPETETRAGDGGAAYVAYNIHVNGVLHCRVRYSQLLGLHEQLRKEYGANVVPAFPPKKIFTLTPAEIEQRREQLEKYMQAVRQDPTLGGSETFNSFLRKAQQETQQIPTEEVVLEVLLSNGQRVKVTILTSDQTEDVLEAVASKLDLPDDLVGYFSLFLVRETKDGAFSFVRKLQEFELPYVSVTSLHNPEFRIILRKSYWDSSYDDDVMEHRVGLNLLYAQTVSDIEHGWILVNKEQHRQLKSLQEKVSKKEFIRLAQTLKYYGYLKFDPCITDFPEKGCHVVVSAGNNELNFQVRLPNEQLKEGSFKVTRMRCWRVTSSVPMSNGPSGSSPGKSEVKLELAFEYLMSKDRLQWVTITSPQAIMLSICLQSMVDELMVKKSGGSIRKMFRRRVNGALRRSDSQQAVKSPPLLDSPDASREPMAKLSSKLTSVSLRGISHSSSANDVAANDFHGNYAFEGIGDEDL, from the exons ATGCACTTCTCCATCCCCGAGACCGAGACCCGCGCCGGCGACGGCGGCGCCGCCTACGTG GCGTACAACATCCACGTGAATGGGGTGCTGCACTGCCGTGTGCGCTACAgccagctcctggggctgcacGAGCAG tTAAGGAAAGAGTATGGTGCAAACGTGGTCCCAGCTTTTCCCCCGAAGAAGATCTTCACACTCACCCCAGCAGAGATAGAGCAACGACGGGAACAGCTGGAGAAGTACATGCAGGCTG TGCGGCAGGACCCGACGCTGGGAGGCAGCGAGACCTTTAACAGCTTCCTGCGCAAGGCCCAGcag GAGACGCAGCAGATACCCACGGAGGAGGTGGTGCTGGAAGTTCTACTCTCCAACGGCCAGAGGGTCAAGGTCACCATCCTTACCTCGGACCAGACAGAGGATGTCCTTGAG GCTGTGGCCTCCAAGCTGGATCTGCCAGATGACCTGGTTGGCTACTTCAGCCTCTTCCTAGTGAGAGAGACGAAGGATGGAGCTTTCTCCT TCGTGCGGAAGCTGCAGGAGTTTGAGCTGCCGTACGTGTCTGTCACCAGCCTGCACAACCCCGAGTTCAGGATCATCCTGCGCAAGAG CTACTGGGACTCGTCCTATGATGACGATGTGATGGAGCATCGTGTGGGGCTGAACTTGCTGTATGCGCAG ACGGTGTCGGACATTGAGCATGGATGGATCCTAGTTAACAAGGAGCAGCACCGGCAGCTCAAGTCCCTGCAGGAAAAAGTCTCCAAGAAGGAG TTCATCCGCCTGGCGCAGACCCTGAAGTACTATGGCTATCTCAAGTTCGACCCCTGCATCACCGACTTCCCCGAGAAGGGCTGCCATGTCGTCGTCAGCGCCGGCAACAACGAGCTCAACTTCCAGGTGCGGCTGCCCAACGAGCAGCTCAAGGAAGGCAGCTTCAAGGTCACGCGCATGCGGTGCTGGCGGGTGACGTCCTCG GTGCCGATGAGCAACGGTCCCTCAGGGAGCAGCCCGGGGAAGTCTGAGGTGAAGCTGGAGTTGGCTTTTGAGTATCTGATGAGCAAGGACCGTCTGCAGTGGGTCACCATCACCAGTCCACAG GCCATCATGCTGAGCATCTGCCTGCAGTCCATGGTGGATGAGCTGATGGTGAAAAAGTCTGGAGGCAGCATCCGCAAG ATGTTTCGCCGACGGGTGAACGGGGCCCTGCGGCGCTCGGACAGCCAGCAAGCTGTGAAATCGCCCCCGCTGCTG GACTCGCCCGATGCCTCGCGGGAGCCCATGGCCAAACTCTCG AGCAAGCTCACCTCCGTCAGCCTTCGTGGGATCAGCCACTCCAGCTCTGCTAACGACGTGGCCGCTAACGACTTCCATGGCAATTACGCCTTTGAGGGCATTGGCGATGAAGATCTGTAG